The proteins below come from a single Mucilaginibacter mali genomic window:
- a CDS encoding c-type cytochrome, whose product MLAMNKLRILGASVAAIAATVLITSCKDKRSTGWEYAPNMYEHIAYDPDQKNPNFADGKTAQVPPNGTIPVGFVKFDYPKTKEGYELAGAEVHSTLPQTQANYAEGKVLFMHFCSPCHGETGQGDGLVVQHGYPPPPSYSKGQSSRGGAMKDLTDGKIYHTITYGNNAMGSYASQLSPEERWKVIMYVHHLQTL is encoded by the coding sequence ATGTTAGCTATGAATAAATTAAGAATATTGGGTGCATCGGTTGCCGCTATCGCTGCCACGGTTTTAATAACATCGTGCAAGGATAAAAGAAGTACCGGTTGGGAATACGCCCCCAATATGTACGAACACATTGCATACGACCCGGATCAGAAAAATCCGAATTTTGCAGATGGTAAAACAGCGCAGGTACCACCAAATGGAACTATCCCTGTGGGCTTTGTGAAATTTGATTATCCGAAAACCAAAGAAGGTTATGAACTGGCCGGCGCTGAAGTACATAGCACTTTGCCACAAACACAAGCTAACTATGCCGAAGGTAAGGTATTGTTTATGCACTTTTGCTCGCCTTGCCATGGCGAAACAGGCCAGGGCGATGGTTTGGTAGTTCAGCACGGTTATCCACCACCGCCATCATACTCTAAAGGGCAATCATCTCGCGGTGGCGCCATGAAGGATCTCACAGACGGTAAAATTTATCATACCATTACTTATGGTAACAACGCGATGGGATCGTACGCATCGCAGTTATCGCCTGAGGAACGCTGGAAGGTGATCATGTACGTTCACCATTTACAAACTTTATAA
- a CDS encoding DUF3341 domain-containing protein, translated as MSSTKFILGLFDDPDNMLHGIEKLQKNSVPIYDVYTPMPIHGIEAKLGIKESRLGYAAFMFGCLGGSTIFAIIYFTMVHDWPMNIGGKNPFAIPDFIPITFEWTVLFTAFGMVATFLFATHLFPGRTPRVMDYRATDDRFVIAIDAKGNTPHADIDSILKEAGAVEVKHNDRKYVSYE; from the coding sequence ATGAGCAGTACTAAATTTATATTGGGCCTTTTTGACGATCCGGATAATATGTTACACGGGATCGAGAAACTGCAAAAAAACAGCGTGCCTATCTATGATGTATATACTCCGATGCCTATCCACGGTATCGAAGCTAAATTAGGCATTAAGGAATCGCGCCTGGGTTACGCGGCATTCATGTTCGGTTGTTTGGGTGGCAGTACCATATTCGCTATCATCTACTTCACCATGGTGCACGATTGGCCGATGAACATTGGTGGTAAAAATCCATTCGCTATACCCGACTTTATTCCAATCACTTTTGAGTGGACCGTATTATTTACAGCCTTTGGTATGGTGGCAACGTTTTTATTCGCTACCCATTTGTTCCCGGGCCGTACGCCAAGGGTAATGGACTACAGGGCTACAGACGACAGGTTTGTAATAGCAATTGACGCTAAAGGCAATACCCCGCATGCCGATATCGACAGTATATTAAAAGAAGCGGGAGCAGTAGAAGTTAAGCATAACGACAGAAAATATGTTAGCTATGAATAA
- the nrfD gene encoding NrfD/PsrC family molybdoenzyme membrane anchor subunit, translating into MASHNESIIREPLITGKDITYAQITEDVLRPVENMPTKAWWIGFTVSSLGALLWVFAVSWTFWFGIGSWGLNKTVGWAWDITGFVWWVGIGHAGTLISAVLLLFRQNWRNSINRSAEAMTIFAVICAATYIVAHMGRPWMAIYSLPIPNQYGSLWVNFNSPLIWDVFAISTYFSVSLVFWYTGLLPDIASIRDRAQGIRRKIYSICSFGWTGSVKTWQRFETVSLILAGVSTPLVLSVHTIVSMDFATSLEPGWHTTIFPPYFVAGAIFSGFAMVQTLLLVARKVLALENYITMFHIESMNKIIILTGSIVGVAYLTEFFIAWYSGVEYEQYAFINRATGPYWWAYWSMMSCNVISPQLFWVKKWRTNIAFSWVLSIVVNIGMWFERFVIIVTSLHRDYIPSSWAMFYPTWIDVSVFIGSIGVFFTLFLLFIRVLPSVAMAEVKLLLKGSSEQAKKKLIDEGHLDPSHVQFYKESLTKFDSVDVADYQ; encoded by the coding sequence ATGGCATCTCATAATGAATCAATAATCAGGGAACCGTTAATTACCGGCAAGGATATTACCTATGCCCAAATTACCGAGGATGTTTTGCGCCCTGTAGAAAATATGCCTACTAAGGCCTGGTGGATCGGTTTCACCGTTTCATCGCTTGGCGCTTTGCTTTGGGTATTTGCCGTAAGCTGGACGTTTTGGTTCGGTATTGGCTCGTGGGGCTTAAACAAAACAGTAGGCTGGGCCTGGGATATCACCGGTTTCGTGTGGTGGGTAGGTATCGGTCACGCCGGTACACTGATCTCGGCGGTACTGTTACTGTTCCGTCAAAACTGGCGTAACTCCATCAACCGCTCGGCCGAGGCGATGACCATCTTCGCGGTAATTTGCGCCGCTACCTACATTGTAGCGCACATGGGCCGCCCCTGGATGGCGATCTACTCGCTGCCGATCCCTAACCAGTACGGCTCGCTTTGGGTTAACTTTAACTCACCGCTGATCTGGGACGTATTCGCGATCTCGACTTACTTTTCGGTATCGTTAGTATTCTGGTACACTGGTTTATTGCCCGATATCGCTTCCATCCGCGACCGTGCACAAGGCATCCGCCGCAAAATATATTCGATATGCTCATTCGGCTGGACCGGTTCGGTAAAAACCTGGCAGCGTTTTGAAACCGTATCGCTTATCCTGGCAGGTGTATCTACACCACTGGTACTTTCGGTACACACCATCGTATCAATGGACTTTGCTACCTCGCTTGAGCCGGGATGGCACACCACCATCTTTCCGCCATACTTCGTTGCGGGTGCTATCTTCTCGGGTTTCGCCATGGTGCAAACCCTGTTACTGGTAGCCCGTAAAGTATTAGCGCTGGAAAACTACATCACCATGTTCCACATCGAATCGATGAACAAGATCATCATCTTAACCGGTTCTATTGTGGGTGTGGCTTACTTAACCGAGTTCTTTATCGCCTGGTATTCGGGTGTTGAATATGAGCAATACGCCTTCATTAACCGTGCAACCGGTCCGTACTGGTGGGCATACTGGAGCATGATGAGCTGTAACGTAATTAGCCCGCAGTTGTTCTGGGTGAAGAAATGGCGTACCAATATCGCGTTCTCATGGGTATTATCTATCGTAGTGAACATCGGTATGTGGTTCGAGCGTTTTGTGATCATCGTAACCTCGCTGCACAGGGATTATATCCCATCAAGCTGGGCGATGTTCTACCCAACCTGGATAGACGTGAGCGTATTCATCGGTTCGATAGGTGTGTTCTTTACCCTGTTCCTGTTATTCATCAGGGTGCTGCCATCAGTAGCGATGGCCGAGGTAAAACTGTTGCTGAAAGGATCGAGCGAGCAGGCTAAGAAGAAATTGATAGACGAAGGCCACCTTGACCCAAGCCATGTTCAGTTCTACAAAGAATCGTTAACCAAATTTGATAGCGTAGACGTAGCTGATTACCAATAA
- a CDS encoding TAT-variant-translocated molybdopterin oxidoreductase: protein MDSNKKYWKGLEELNNTPEFVEMNKHEFAEPIPIEDVLSGGGLSTKTPRRDFLKALGFGVGAVTLAACQKVPVHKSIPYLIKPEEVTPGVANYYVSSFEGQPILVKTREGRPIKIEGNPADILTKGGVSAQGQASVLDLYNSGRLQKPEMNGGESNWDAVDAFVKNQLAAIKAGGKKIRIVSSTVYSPSTLAVINGFVAAYPNTKHINYDAVSYTGIIQANQNSFGKAVVPHYNFDKADVIVSFSADFLGSWIAGEEHTLQYVSNRNAKSLEEKKMSRHIQFETGMSMTGTNADTRVPLKPSEEGLALVALYNAISGTTLPGTKKIDNNVLANAITIVAKELVAAKGKALVVAGTNDVAAQVLVNAINSLLGSYGTTIDLDTPNYKYAGNDQEFADFIGEMKRGEVDAVLFIDANPAYNYYKSKDFTEALSKVKLKVSFADQKDETAQLCNVLAPNHHYLESWGDAQVMEGYYSIVQPTINPVYSTRQAEHTLLIWSDAAVKDYYTFVRNTWDTAIFPKVGMAAGQKSWEALLQTGFVKAAAKPAGVYTFSKDLNAVAQAIVNQSPALTAKGNGDVELALYQNNGVGNGNKANNPWLQEMPDPVSKVTWDNFAAVSEKFGREVLKAEEGDVVEITVDGNSIKVPVLFQPGQAQGTVSVALGYGRTASGKVGDGVGANAYPFYGFRNGTFQTTTVATIKKTGEINLLAQTQTHHSYEGRSVIREASFKEYLKDPAAGSGRGEKKKDYNSESLWDDWERPQYNWVMAIDLNACTGCGACVVACNAENNIPVVGKDEVRRRREMHWIRIDRYYSFNDNGNTAVTKEKEIAKLTDLDNVSVVHQPMMCQHCDHAPCETVCPVLATVHSSEGLNHMAYNRCIGTRYCANNCPFKVRRFNWFNYWNDSRFENYLQSEYTQLVLNPDVVTRFRGVMEKCSMCIQRIQAGKLKAKIEKRPLKDGDVKVACQQTCTANAIVFGNANDPNSEVSKALKSERTYYVLEELNVQPGIGYQVKVRNINEQQA from the coding sequence ATGGACAGCAATAAAAAATACTGGAAAGGTTTAGAAGAACTAAACAATACGCCGGAATTTGTTGAGATGAATAAACACGAATTCGCCGAGCCCATCCCTATCGAGGATGTGCTGAGCGGAGGCGGTTTATCAACCAAAACTCCCCGCCGCGACTTTTTAAAGGCGCTGGGTTTTGGTGTGGGTGCGGTTACACTGGCAGCTTGCCAAAAAGTACCTGTACACAAGTCTATCCCATACCTTATTAAACCGGAAGAGGTTACTCCGGGCGTGGCAAACTACTATGTTTCCAGCTTCGAGGGCCAGCCTATCCTGGTTAAAACCCGCGAGGGCCGCCCTATTAAAATTGAGGGTAACCCTGCCGATATCCTTACCAAGGGTGGCGTTAGCGCGCAGGGCCAGGCTTCGGTATTAGATCTTTACAACTCGGGCCGCCTGCAAAAACCTGAAATGAACGGTGGCGAAAGCAACTGGGATGCAGTTGATGCCTTTGTTAAAAACCAATTGGCTGCCATTAAAGCCGGTGGCAAAAAGATCCGCATCGTATCATCAACAGTTTACAGCCCTTCAACCTTAGCGGTTATCAACGGCTTTGTTGCTGCTTATCCAAACACCAAACACATCAATTATGATGCTGTATCATACACCGGTATTATTCAGGCTAACCAAAACAGCTTTGGTAAAGCCGTGGTGCCGCACTATAATTTTGATAAAGCCGATGTAATTGTAAGCTTCAGCGCCGACTTTTTAGGTAGCTGGATAGCTGGTGAAGAGCACACCCTGCAATACGTATCAAACCGTAACGCAAAATCATTAGAAGAAAAGAAAATGTCGCGCCATATCCAGTTCGAAACTGGTATGAGCATGACCGGTACCAACGCCGATACCCGCGTTCCGCTGAAACCATCGGAAGAAGGTTTAGCATTGGTTGCCTTATATAACGCCATTTCGGGCACTACCTTGCCAGGTACTAAAAAAATAGATAACAATGTGTTGGCCAACGCTATCACTATTGTTGCTAAGGAATTGGTTGCCGCTAAAGGTAAAGCCCTGGTAGTAGCGGGTACTAACGATGTTGCCGCGCAGGTGCTGGTTAACGCCATCAACTCGTTGTTAGGCAGCTACGGTACTACTATCGACCTGGATACCCCGAACTACAAATACGCCGGTAACGATCAGGAATTTGCTGATTTCATCGGTGAGATGAAGAGGGGAGAGGTTGACGCTGTATTATTTATAGATGCCAACCCTGCTTATAACTACTATAAATCAAAAGACTTTACCGAAGCGTTGTCTAAAGTGAAACTGAAGGTTTCATTTGCCGATCAGAAAGACGAGACTGCCCAGCTTTGTAACGTATTAGCGCCAAACCACCACTACTTAGAGTCGTGGGGCGATGCGCAGGTGATGGAAGGTTATTACAGCATTGTACAGCCAACCATCAACCCGGTATATAGCACCCGCCAGGCCGAGCACACCCTGCTGATCTGGAGCGATGCCGCTGTTAAAGATTACTACACTTTTGTACGTAATACCTGGGATACCGCCATCTTCCCTAAAGTGGGTATGGCTGCCGGTCAAAAATCGTGGGAAGCCCTGCTGCAAACAGGTTTTGTAAAAGCTGCCGCTAAACCTGCCGGCGTTTACACCTTCAGCAAGGACCTGAACGCGGTTGCACAAGCTATTGTTAATCAAAGCCCTGCTTTAACTGCAAAAGGCAATGGCGACGTAGAATTAGCCTTATATCAAAACAACGGTGTTGGTAATGGTAACAAAGCCAACAACCCATGGTTACAGGAAATGCCGGATCCGGTATCGAAAGTTACCTGGGATAACTTCGCCGCAGTATCTGAGAAATTTGGCCGTGAAGTATTAAAAGCTGAAGAAGGCGACGTAGTTGAAATTACAGTTGACGGTAATAGCATTAAAGTACCGGTATTATTCCAGCCTGGCCAGGCACAGGGCACCGTTTCGGTAGCTTTGGGTTACGGCCGTACTGCCAGCGGTAAAGTTGGCGATGGCGTAGGTGCTAACGCTTATCCTTTCTACGGTTTCCGCAATGGTACATTCCAAACCACCACTGTTGCTACTATAAAAAAGACCGGCGAAATAAACCTGCTGGCTCAAACACAAACACACCATAGCTACGAAGGCCGCAGCGTTATCCGCGAAGCTTCCTTTAAAGAATATTTAAAAGATCCGGCAGCAGGTAGCGGCCGTGGTGAAAAGAAGAAGGATTACAATTCGGAAAGCCTTTGGGACGATTGGGAAAGACCACAATACAACTGGGTTATGGCTATCGACCTGAACGCCTGTACCGGTTGCGGTGCCTGCGTGGTTGCTTGTAATGCCGAAAATAACATCCCCGTTGTAGGTAAGGACGAGGTTCGCCGTCGTCGCGAGATGCATTGGATCCGTATCGACCGTTATTACAGCTTTAACGATAACGGAAATACCGCTGTAACTAAAGAAAAGGAAATAGCTAAGTTAACCGATCTTGATAACGTATCGGTTGTGCACCAGCCAATGATGTGCCAGCATTGCGATCACGCTCCTTGCGAGACCGTTTGCCCGGTACTGGCTACCGTACACTCGAGCGAAGGCTTGAACCACATGGCTTACAACCGTTGTATCGGTACCCGTTACTGCGCTAACAACTGTCCGTTTAAAGTACGCCGCTTCAACTGGTTCAACTACTGGAACGATTCGCGCTTTGAAAACTACCTGCAAAGCGAGTACACGCAATTAGTGCTTAACCCTGATGTGGTTACCCGTTTCCGTGGTGTGATGGAAAAATGCTCGATGTGTATCCAGCGTATCCAGGCCGGTAAATTGAAAGCCAAGATAGAGAAACGCCCATTGAAAGATGGCGACGTTAAAGTGGCTTGCCAGCAAACCTGTACCGCTAACGCTATCGTATTCGGTAACGCTAACGATCCTAACTCGGAAGTATCAAAAGCACTGAAGAGCGAGCGTACTTACTATGTACTGGAAGAATTGAACGTACAGCCGGGTATTGGTTACCAGGTTAAAGTGAGAAATATTAACGAACAACAGGCTTAA
- a CDS encoding cytochrome c3 family protein, whose translation MRSISLILKQFSRSVLLIAGLAVMGFAARAQGDAKKGEALFKAKCTACHKMDQVMTGPALSPTIKSETDDKWLTKWIQNNQALIDAKDPKALKIYNEFQQKGMTVFADLSDGDVADIIAYARAWKPEAPAVNPNLPAESSAPSDLMIFGLLGIVVIAFVVILVLNRAVGSLERLLLKKQGLIAEHEEVAEVDSMAKLKELAKNKKFVFFVLFCGMVISSVWTFETLWNTNVHTGYQPVQPIKYSHELHAGVMKIDCQYCHTGAYKSKNASIPSLNVCMNCHNSVKTESPEIHKIYDALGYDPTTSKYDSTKAHPIQWVRVHNLPDLVYFNHSQHVKVGQLKCQTCHGPVETMKEVYQYSPLTMKWCIQCHKRTEISTKGNAYYENMLAIHDRIKKGEKITEAQMGGLECGKCHY comes from the coding sequence ATGAGAAGTATCTCATTGATTCTTAAACAATTTTCCAGGTCGGTTTTACTGATCGCCGGATTGGCGGTAATGGGCTTTGCTGCCCGTGCACAGGGAGATGCGAAAAAAGGTGAGGCCTTGTTTAAAGCCAAATGTACGGCTTGTCACAAAATGGATCAGGTAATGACCGGCCCGGCGCTTTCGCCAACCATCAAATCAGAAACTGATGACAAGTGGCTGACCAAATGGATCCAGAACAACCAGGCGCTGATAGACGCTAAAGACCCTAAAGCTTTAAAGATCTACAACGAGTTTCAGCAAAAAGGCATGACCGTTTTTGCCGATCTGAGCGATGGCGACGTGGCCGACATTATTGCTTACGCCCGTGCCTGGAAACCTGAAGCTCCTGCGGTTAACCCGAACCTTCCGGCTGAGAGTTCTGCTCCAAGCGATCTGATGATCTTCGGTTTGTTGGGTATCGTGGTTATCGCGTTTGTGGTGATCCTGGTGCTGAACAGGGCCGTTGGTAGCTTAGAGCGCCTGCTGTTAAAGAAACAGGGCCTTATTGCTGAGCACGAAGAAGTTGCTGAAGTTGACAGCATGGCTAAGTTGAAAGAACTGGCTAAAAATAAAAAGTTTGTATTCTTTGTACTGTTCTGCGGTATGGTGATCAGCAGCGTTTGGACATTCGAAACGCTTTGGAACACCAACGTACACACTGGTTACCAGCCGGTGCAGCCTATCAAATACTCGCACGAGTTACACGCCGGTGTAATGAAGATCGATTGCCAGTACTGCCACACGGGCGCTTACAAATCTAAAAACGCTTCTATCCCGTCGCTTAACGTTTGTATGAACTGCCACAACTCGGTTAAGACCGAATCGCCAGAGATACACAAAATTTACGACGCGTTGGGTTACGATCCAACCACGTCTAAATACGACAGCACTAAAGCACACCCAATCCAATGGGTACGTGTACACAACCTGCCTGATCTGGTTTACTTCAACCACTCGCAGCACGTTAAGGTTGGCCAGTTAAAATGCCAAACCTGCCACGGCCCGGTTGAAACCATGAAAGAGGTTTACCAATACTCGCCGTTGACCATGAAATGGTGTATTCAGTGCCACAAACGCACCGAGATCAGCACTAAAGGCAACGCTTATTACGAAAACATGTTAGCCATTCACGACCGCATTAAGAAAGGTGAGAAGATCACCGAAGCGCAAATGGGCGGTTTGGAGTGCGGCAAGTGCCACTATTAA
- a CDS encoding response regulator encodes MEVLNKQKRLLVLDKNNRIQSVVDEMMYYGDWDVSITYDPYAVYDMAQSYKPDLIILDYLLLDNDCALICQDIKDDATLHHTPIIVVTAYKTRKARADYYKCDALFIKPLDMEVLASRMDYLIAS; translated from the coding sequence ATGGAAGTTTTAAACAAACAAAAAAGGTTATTGGTTTTAGATAAGAACAACAGGATCCAATCTGTTGTTGACGAAATGATGTATTACGGCGATTGGGATGTCTCGATCACCTACGATCCTTATGCCGTATACGATATGGCCCAAAGCTATAAACCCGACCTGATCATCCTGGATTACCTGCTGCTGGATAACGATTGCGCCCTCATCTGCCAGGATATTAAAGACGATGCCACCCTGCACCATACCCCCATCATTGTGGTAACCGCCTACAAAACCCGTAAAGCCCGTGCCGATTACTATAAATGCGACGCCCTTTTCATTAAGCCCCTTGATATGGAGGTGCTGGCTTCGCGCATGGACTATTTGATCGCCTCGTAA
- a CDS encoding NAD(P)/FAD-dependent oxidoreductase has protein sequence MQKVIIIGGGIIGLSSAYYLNKAGYSVTILDKGTLDDNCSFGNAGMIVPSHFVPLAAPGMIEQGIRWMFDSKSPFYVRPSLSADLISWGLKFMKSATKDNVEKAAIPLRDLSLLSKALYQDIAKEPGFNFGLENNGILMLYKTQRTGEEEIHMAERAVQLGLDVKVLSAAEAQQLQPTLQLDVAGAVHYRCDSHLAPHVLMKQLTAYLENAGVIIKRNSEVTKIEHQQNKIGKLHTTTGVYEADEVLVAGGAWSPAVAKLAGLKLPLMPGKGYSFMFDEPARRMHIAALLMEARVSVTPMGDQIRFGGTMELGPLNDKINMNRVQGIVEAIPKYLPDLKPQVPPQSKIWYGFRPCSPDGLPYIGRVQQYQNLLIAGGHGMMGLSLGPATGKLISELITGQALSMDIGAFAADRYK, from the coding sequence ATGCAAAAAGTAATAATCATAGGCGGCGGTATCATCGGTTTAAGCTCGGCTTATTATTTAAACAAGGCGGGTTACAGTGTTACCATTTTAGATAAAGGTACGCTGGACGATAATTGCTCGTTCGGTAACGCGGGGATGATCGTGCCCAGCCATTTTGTACCGTTGGCTGCGCCGGGGATGATCGAACAGGGCATCCGCTGGATGTTCGATAGCAAAAGTCCGTTTTATGTGCGGCCGTCCTTAAGTGCCGATCTGATCAGTTGGGGCTTGAAGTTTATGAAAAGCGCTACGAAGGACAATGTAGAGAAGGCGGCTATTCCCCTGCGCGACTTGTCGCTGTTGAGCAAGGCGCTTTACCAGGATATCGCCAAAGAACCCGGCTTCAATTTCGGGCTGGAGAATAACGGCATCCTGATGCTGTATAAAACCCAGCGCACCGGCGAAGAAGAGATCCACATGGCCGAAAGGGCGGTACAACTTGGGCTGGATGTCAAAGTGCTATCAGCTGCCGAAGCACAACAATTACAACCCACCCTGCAACTGGATGTAGCGGGCGCGGTACATTATCGCTGCGATTCGCACCTGGCACCGCACGTGTTGATGAAGCAACTTACGGCTTATCTTGAAAATGCTGGGGTAATTATTAAGCGCAATAGCGAGGTGACCAAGATAGAACATCAGCAAAATAAAATCGGCAAGCTGCATACTACTACAGGCGTTTACGAAGCCGATGAAGTATTGGTAGCAGGTGGCGCATGGTCGCCGGCTGTGGCTAAGCTGGCGGGGTTGAAGCTGCCGCTGATGCCGGGCAAGGGCTATTCGTTTATGTTTGATGAACCGGCCAGGCGCATGCACATCGCCGCCCTGCTGATGGAAGCCCGGGTGTCGGTAACGCCGATGGGCGATCAGATCCGTTTTGGGGGCACGATGGAATTAGGCCCGCTGAATGACAAGATCAATATGAACAGAGTGCAAGGCATTGTGGAGGCCATCCCAAAATACCTGCCCGATCTTAAACCGCAGGTGCCGCCGCAATCAAAAATATGGTATGGCTTCAGGCCGTGCTCGCCTGACGGACTGCCGTATATTGGCCGGGTGCAGCAATATCAAAACCTGCTGATAGCCGGCGGGCATGGGATGATGGGCTTAAGTTTAGGGCCTGCCACAGGGAAACTGATCAGCGAATTGATAACGGGCCAGGCTTTATCGATGGATATTGGGGCTTTTGCGGCGGATAGGTATAAATAA
- a CDS encoding 4-hydroxyproline epimerase encodes MAVKTFFCVDAHTCGNPVRLVAGGGPVLHGANMSEKRQHFLKEYDWIRKGLMFEPRGHDMMSGSILYPPHDPANDVAVLFIETSGCLPMCGHGTIGTITIAIEEGLIQPKTPGMVRMEAPAGLVLIEYKQEGQKVTSVKLTNVPAYLAATDLEVDCPGLGRITFDVSYGGNYYAIVDPQENFSGLENYTADQLISWSREIRKLINQKYNFVHPLNPTINTCTHVLWAGKVIDETSTARNAVFYGDKAIDRSPCGTGTSARMAQWFAKGKLKKGDEFIHESIIGSKFTGRVEEVTEVAGQPAIVPSIEGWARVYGYNTIKIDDDDPYAHGFQVI; translated from the coding sequence ATGGCAGTAAAAACATTTTTCTGTGTAGATGCCCACACCTGTGGCAATCCCGTGCGGTTGGTGGCAGGCGGCGGACCGGTGCTGCACGGCGCTAACATGAGCGAAAAGCGGCAGCACTTTTTAAAAGAGTACGATTGGATTCGCAAGGGACTGATGTTCGAGCCAAGGGGCCACGATATGATGTCGGGCAGTATCCTGTATCCGCCTCATGATCCCGCTAACGATGTGGCTGTGCTGTTTATCGAAACCAGCGGCTGCCTGCCCATGTGTGGCCACGGCACCATCGGCACCATTACCATCGCTATCGAGGAGGGTTTGATCCAGCCCAAAACACCGGGCATGGTGCGCATGGAGGCCCCGGCTGGTTTGGTGCTGATCGAATATAAACAGGAGGGCCAAAAGGTAACCTCGGTAAAGCTGACCAACGTACCGGCCTATCTTGCCGCTACCGATCTGGAGGTGGATTGCCCCGGTTTAGGCCGCATTACTTTTGATGTGAGCTATGGCGGTAATTATTATGCCATTGTCGATCCGCAGGAAAATTTCAGCGGGCTGGAAAATTATACGGCAGATCAACTGATCTCCTGGAGCCGCGAGATCCGCAAGCTGATCAACCAAAAGTATAACTTCGTGCATCCGCTTAACCCAACCATCAACACCTGTACACACGTATTATGGGCTGGTAAAGTGATCGATGAAACATCAACCGCCCGCAACGCTGTTTTTTATGGCGATAAGGCTATCGACCGCTCACCCTGCGGCACCGGTACATCGGCCCGCATGGCGCAATGGTTTGCCAAAGGTAAACTGAAAAAAGGCGACGAGTTTATCCACGAAAGCATCATCGGCAGCAAATTTACCGGCAGGGTAGAGGAGGTAACCGAGGTTGCCGGCCAACCGGCCATTGTGCCAAGTATTGAAGGCTGGGCGAGGGTTTACGGGTATAATACGATTAAGATAGATGATGATGACCCATATGCGCATGGGTTCCAGGTGATATAA